In Myxococcus stipitatus, the following are encoded in one genomic region:
- a CDS encoding SDR family oxidoreductase, whose amino-acid sequence MNLDLKDKVALVTGSTTGIGLAIVEALASEGAEVIVNGRSKERVDAAISTVRRKQPDAKLRAAAIDLGTSEGASALIQSIPRVDILVNNLGIFEAKSFEDIPDAEWMRFFDVNVMSGVRLSRHYLKGMREKDWGRIVFISSESGVQIPVEMVHYGVTKTAQIALSRGIAEGLAGTNITSNCVLPGPTRTEGVEDFLKGLSKQRGVDQATVEREFFKNARPSSLLQRFAEAGEVAALVAFVCSPKASGINGTALRVDGGVVRAIP is encoded by the coding sequence ATGAACCTGGATTTGAAGGACAAGGTTGCGCTGGTGACGGGTTCCACGACGGGCATCGGCCTGGCCATCGTCGAGGCCCTGGCGAGCGAGGGCGCGGAGGTCATCGTCAACGGCCGCTCGAAGGAGCGCGTGGACGCGGCCATCTCCACGGTGCGCCGCAAGCAGCCGGATGCGAAGCTGCGCGCCGCGGCCATCGACCTGGGCACGAGCGAGGGGGCGAGCGCGCTCATCCAGTCCATCCCCCGGGTGGATATCCTGGTGAACAACCTGGGCATCTTCGAGGCGAAGTCCTTCGAGGACATCCCCGACGCGGAGTGGATGCGCTTCTTCGACGTCAACGTGATGAGCGGCGTGCGGCTCAGCCGCCACTACCTCAAGGGGATGCGCGAGAAGGACTGGGGGCGCATCGTCTTCATCTCCAGCGAGTCGGGCGTGCAGATTCCCGTGGAGATGGTCCACTACGGGGTGACGAAGACCGCGCAAATCGCGCTGTCGCGAGGCATCGCGGAGGGGTTGGCGGGGACGAACATCACCTCGAACTGCGTGCTGCCGGGGCCCACGCGCACCGAAGGCGTGGAGGACTTCCTCAAGGGCTTGTCCAAGCAGCGGGGCGTGGACCAGGCCACGGTGGAGCGCGAGTTCTTCAAGAACGCCCGGCCGTCGTCGCTGCTTCAGCGCTTCGCCGAGGCGGGCGAAGTCGCCGCGCTGGTGGCCTTCGTGTGCAGCCCGAAGGCCTCCGGCATCAACGGCACGGCGCTGCGCGTGGACGGCGGCGTGGTGCGCGCCATTCCCTGA
- the exoE gene encoding polyisoprenyl-phosphate hexose-1-phosphate transferase ExoE has product MLRVFHHYFSAKKLTFFLAESSAIALACVMGAAACAALFSPAGTRPSLWTMWPTLLGLGAAFVVAFQFTLYLLDLYDLRVAAEDRARGYRFLKAAGVVAMVSGGVMLVMPLLFPVALPPGALLGGAMGALAGTLVVRVSIRALVGEPDAVLVIGDGLKARAVATAIEAGGEGSYRVVAMVNPRTTEEPLDRLAARLDAAYVVQAADDMRGANWVDSLLSCRLQGRRVYDATGFCERVLRRIPVQFLRASDFAFADELTVSSLRRAFKRAFDLAVAALLLGVSGPFLLLVAAAIKLDSRGPVFYRQERTGLGGATYYLWKFRSMRTDAEKDGAVWARANDDRVTRVGRFIRRTRIDEIPQVFNVLMGEMSFVGPRPERPVFVAQLKDQIPFYGLREAVKPGLTGWAQIRYPYGASVEDARNKLEFDLYYVKNGSLFLDVGIIFHTVRHVLLGRGAR; this is encoded by the coding sequence GTGCTCCGGGTTTTTCACCACTATTTTTCTGCCAAGAAGCTGACGTTCTTTCTCGCCGAGAGCTCTGCGATTGCACTGGCGTGTGTGATGGGGGCGGCGGCCTGCGCGGCGCTCTTCTCACCCGCGGGCACGCGGCCCTCGCTCTGGACGATGTGGCCCACGCTGTTGGGATTGGGGGCCGCGTTCGTCGTCGCCTTCCAGTTCACGCTGTACCTGCTCGACCTCTATGACTTGCGCGTGGCCGCGGAGGACCGCGCGCGGGGCTACCGATTCCTGAAGGCCGCGGGAGTCGTGGCCATGGTGTCGGGCGGGGTGATGCTGGTGATGCCGCTGTTGTTTCCGGTGGCGCTGCCCCCAGGGGCGCTGCTGGGCGGCGCCATGGGCGCGCTGGCCGGCACGCTGGTCGTCCGCGTCTCGATTCGCGCGCTGGTGGGCGAGCCCGACGCCGTGCTTGTCATCGGCGATGGACTCAAGGCCCGCGCCGTGGCCACCGCCATCGAAGCGGGCGGTGAAGGCAGCTACCGCGTCGTCGCCATGGTGAACCCTCGCACGACGGAAGAGCCGCTGGACCGGCTGGCTGCTCGTCTTGACGCGGCATATGTCGTGCAGGCCGCTGATGACATGCGTGGGGCGAACTGGGTGGATTCGCTGTTGAGCTGCCGTCTTCAGGGACGTCGTGTGTATGACGCGACGGGCTTCTGCGAGCGGGTGCTGCGGCGCATCCCCGTGCAGTTCCTCCGCGCGAGCGACTTCGCGTTCGCGGACGAGTTGACGGTGTCTTCGCTGCGGCGCGCATTCAAGCGGGCCTTCGACCTGGCGGTGGCGGCGCTGCTCCTGGGCGTGTCGGGGCCTTTCCTGTTGCTGGTGGCCGCGGCCATCAAGCTGGACTCGAGGGGGCCTGTCTTCTACCGGCAGGAGCGCACGGGGCTGGGCGGGGCGACGTACTACTTGTGGAAGTTCCGCAGCATGCGGACGGACGCGGAGAAGGACGGCGCGGTGTGGGCGCGGGCGAATGATGACCGTGTCACGCGGGTGGGCCGCTTCATCCGTCGCACGCGAATCGACGAGATTCCCCAGGTGTTCAACGTGTTGATGGGGGAGATGAGCTTCGTGGGGCCGCGGCCCGAGCGCCCCGTCTTCGTGGCGCAGCTCAAGGACCAGATTCCCTTCTATGGCCTGCGTGAGGCGGTGAAGCCGGGCCTGACGGGCTGGGCGCAGATTCGCTACCCCTACGGGGCTTCGGTGGAGGACGCGCGCAACAAGCTGGAGTTTGATTTGTACTACGTGAAGAACGGTTCGCTGTTCCTCGATGTGGGAATCATCTTCCACACGGTGAGGCACGTGTTGCTCGGACGTGGGGCTCGGTAG
- a CDS encoding polysaccharide biosynthesis/export family protein codes for MGKTNAGGWMLLGAMLLGGCAHQPVKVDNSDQPYRIGREDVLDIAVWRDAELSRTLPVRPDGYISMPMVGEIQAAGKTPTELAEALKTSFQPFVQEPRVTVIVREVNSSRVFVTGEVTHPGAYPLRGRVSLIQAIALAGGFTDFANSDGIVVIRSDGNGGQIPVRYSDLISPDGGQDVLLRPGDTIVVP; via the coding sequence ATGGGCAAGACGAACGCGGGGGGCTGGATGTTGTTGGGAGCAATGCTCCTGGGCGGGTGCGCGCACCAGCCGGTCAAGGTGGACAACTCGGACCAGCCCTATCGAATTGGCCGTGAGGATGTGTTGGACATCGCGGTGTGGAGGGACGCGGAGCTGTCCCGCACGCTGCCGGTCCGTCCGGATGGTTACATCTCCATGCCCATGGTGGGCGAGATTCAAGCGGCGGGGAAGACGCCGACGGAGCTGGCCGAGGCGCTCAAGACGAGCTTCCAGCCCTTCGTGCAGGAGCCGCGCGTGACTGTCATTGTCCGCGAGGTCAACAGCAGCCGCGTGTTCGTCACCGGAGAAGTGACACACCCGGGGGCCTATCCCTTGCGCGGGCGTGTGTCGTTGATTCAAGCCATCGCGCTGGCCGGCGGGTTCACGGACTTCGCCAACTCCGATGGCATCGTGGTCATCCGCAGCGATGGCAACGGCGGGCAGATTCCCGTGCGCTACAGCGACCTGATTTCTCCCGACGGAGGCCAGGACGTCCTCTTGCGGCCGGGTGACACCATCGTCGTGCCGTGA
- a CDS encoding sigma-70 family RNA polymerase sigma factor: MAFDALLEAEQGALSRLARRLVWDGEEARDLVQASLADAYEKRHLLRDVKAGPAWLRRILVSRAMGHLRRRRVWSLIRDALNGGSALEPSPEERFEDVERWRALGRAVRALPAQQATAFTLRYLEGLDLDSIAEAMGIGRGTVRIHLYRALKKLKADEALEGEMS; encoded by the coding sequence ATGGCTTTCGATGCCCTCCTCGAGGCGGAACAAGGCGCGTTGTCGAGGTTGGCGAGACGACTGGTGTGGGACGGTGAGGAGGCCAGGGACCTGGTGCAAGCGTCCCTGGCTGATGCCTACGAGAAGCGGCATTTGCTGAGGGACGTGAAGGCGGGCCCGGCGTGGTTGAGGCGCATCCTGGTGTCCCGCGCGATGGGGCACCTGCGGCGGCGGAGGGTGTGGAGCCTGATTCGTGACGCGCTGAACGGAGGCTCCGCGCTGGAGCCGTCACCGGAGGAGCGCTTCGAGGACGTGGAGCGCTGGAGGGCCCTGGGCCGCGCGGTGCGAGCGCTCCCCGCGCAACAGGCCACGGCCTTCACGCTTCGCTACCTGGAGGGATTGGACCTGGATTCCATCGCGGAGGCCATGGGCATTGGCCGAGGCACCGTGCGCATCCACCTGTACCGCGCGCTCAAGAAGCTCAAGGCCGACGAGGCCCTTGAAGGAGAGATGTCATGA
- a CDS encoding amino acid permease, which translates to MANPRDAKRQLEEDAAQLERLGYAQQLLRGMGGFSNFAVSFSIISILTGAVTLYGHGLRFGGPLVMGVGWPLVAVMTLAVAASLAQLASSFPTAGALYHWAAMLGGPRVGFFTAWLNTLGQFAITAGIDYGLAEFLSDMLVGSRERSTVLPLYAAILLSHAVLNHVGVRVVAWLNDFSAWYHVVGVAVLIGALAAFAPKQDAAFLLTRFSSETPLYAYGFLIGLLQAQWTFTGYDASAHVSEETRDPTRNAPWGIFLSVAVSAVAGYLLLGAVTLAIRDLPATAAAANPFLHVLTQALGPALGGALVWVAIGAMWFCGLSSVTSNSRMLFAFARDNGLPASKWLSRVSPRFQSPAVAVWVSAAAALVVALWSQAYAAMVALSTLALYASYALPIWVGFRARRAGTWSHRGPWDLGRASAWVNAVALGWCAVVMVLFVLPPNQLAGYTFAGALGLLGLYWGLVQRHTFTGPRVTLLRPPVAAATSEASPSPSSG; encoded by the coding sequence ATGGCCAACCCACGGGACGCCAAGCGTCAGCTCGAGGAGGACGCCGCCCAGCTCGAACGGCTGGGATATGCGCAGCAGCTCCTGCGCGGCATGGGCGGCTTCTCCAACTTCGCGGTCTCCTTCTCCATCATCTCCATCCTCACCGGCGCCGTGACGCTGTACGGCCATGGCCTGCGCTTCGGGGGGCCGCTGGTGATGGGGGTGGGCTGGCCGCTGGTGGCGGTGATGACGCTGGCGGTGGCGGCGAGCCTCGCGCAGCTCGCGTCCTCCTTTCCCACCGCGGGCGCGCTCTACCACTGGGCCGCGATGCTCGGCGGACCCCGGGTGGGCTTCTTCACCGCGTGGTTGAACACGCTGGGCCAGTTCGCCATCACCGCGGGCATCGACTACGGGCTGGCCGAGTTCCTCTCGGACATGCTCGTGGGCTCTCGCGAACGCTCCACCGTGTTGCCGCTCTACGCGGCCATCCTCCTGTCCCACGCGGTGCTCAATCACGTGGGCGTGCGCGTGGTCGCCTGGCTCAACGACTTCTCGGCCTGGTACCACGTCGTGGGCGTGGCCGTGCTCATCGGCGCGCTCGCGGCCTTCGCGCCCAAGCAGGACGCGGCCTTCCTGCTGACGCGCTTCAGCTCGGAGACTCCGCTGTATGCCTATGGCTTCCTCATCGGCCTGTTGCAGGCGCAGTGGACCTTCACCGGCTACGACGCCAGCGCCCATGTCTCCGAGGAGACGAGAGACCCCACGCGCAACGCCCCCTGGGGCATCTTCCTGTCCGTGGCCGTCAGCGCGGTGGCGGGCTACCTGCTGCTCGGCGCGGTGACCCTGGCCATCCGGGACCTGCCGGCCACCGCCGCCGCCGCCAATCCCTTCCTGCACGTGCTGACGCAAGCGCTGGGGCCGGCGCTCGGGGGCGCGCTGGTCTGGGTGGCCATTGGCGCCATGTGGTTTTGTGGACTGTCCTCGGTGACGTCCAACTCGCGCATGCTGTTCGCCTTCGCGCGCGACAACGGGCTGCCCGCCTCGAAGTGGCTCTCACGGGTGTCGCCGCGCTTCCAGAGTCCCGCCGTGGCGGTCTGGGTGTCGGCGGCCGCGGCGCTCGTGGTGGCGCTGTGGAGCCAGGCGTACGCGGCCATGGTGGCGCTGAGCACGTTGGCGCTCTACGCGTCATATGCCTTGCCCATCTGGGTGGGCTTCCGCGCGCGGCGCGCGGGGACGTGGTCTCACCGAGGGCCGTGGGATTTGGGCCGCGCGTCGGCGTGGGTCAACGCGGTGGCGCTGGGCTGGTGCGCGGTGGTGATGGTGCTCTTCGTGCTGCCGCCCAACCAGCTCGCCGGCTACACCTTCGCCGGCGCGCTGGGGTTGCTGGGGCTCTACTGGGGCCTCGTCCAGCGGCACACCTTCACGGGGCCTCGCGTGACGCTGCTCCGGCCTCCGGTGGCCGCGGCTACTTCGGAAGCGTCGCCTTCCCCATCTTCAGGATGA
- a CDS encoding gluconeogenesis factor YvcK family protein has translation MVGMDLDSPLPESWEEARARREREADRNELLQSQVARPTRIVAIGGGTGLPMVLRGLARRAAPKPGDPGVEITAVVAMSDDGGSSGRLRRQHGALPPGDIRNCLVALAGGRNALKEVFQFRFGGARGLAGHAVGNLLIAALAELKGDFLEAVRMSGELLGARGRVLPCTLASVQLVAQMHDDTEVIGERNICRAQGRVRRVSLSPRSPPPVEGLLEALYTADLVTIGPGSLYSSLLPNLLVDGVAQALRESRALKVMVANLMSQPGETDGMSCLDHVQAVRNHVGPVLDAVLVNGTEPSADATRRYGRRGSFAVSVDTRELIAAGVVPVRADLLKSGSRIRHDSRKVAACLLKMARSGL, from the coding sequence ATGGTGGGGATGGACTTGGATTCGCCGCTCCCGGAGTCGTGGGAGGAAGCGCGAGCCCGCCGGGAGCGGGAAGCGGACCGCAACGAGCTGCTTCAGTCTCAAGTGGCGCGGCCCACGCGGATTGTCGCCATTGGCGGCGGGACGGGGCTGCCCATGGTCTTGCGAGGCCTGGCGCGCCGCGCGGCCCCGAAGCCCGGGGACCCTGGCGTGGAGATCACCGCGGTGGTGGCGATGAGTGACGACGGGGGGAGCTCCGGCCGCTTGCGGCGGCAGCATGGGGCGCTGCCTCCCGGAGACATCCGCAACTGTCTGGTGGCGCTCGCGGGGGGGCGCAACGCGCTGAAGGAAGTCTTTCAATTCCGCTTTGGTGGGGCGCGGGGGCTGGCGGGGCACGCGGTGGGCAACCTGCTCATCGCCGCGCTCGCGGAGCTCAAGGGGGACTTCCTGGAGGCGGTGCGCATGTCCGGGGAGCTGTTGGGCGCGCGGGGCCGGGTGTTGCCGTGCACGCTGGCGTCCGTGCAGTTGGTGGCGCAGATGCATGACGACACGGAGGTCATCGGTGAGCGCAACATCTGCCGGGCGCAGGGGCGGGTGCGGCGTGTGTCGTTGAGTCCTCGCTCTCCGCCTCCGGTGGAGGGGTTGCTGGAAGCGTTGTACACGGCGGACCTGGTGACCATTGGACCTGGGTCGCTGTACTCCAGTCTGCTGCCCAACCTGCTGGTGGATGGGGTGGCCCAGGCGCTGAGGGAGTCCCGGGCCTTGAAGGTCATGGTGGCGAACTTGATGTCCCAGCCGGGCGAGACGGATGGGATGTCATGTCTGGACCACGTGCAAGCTGTCCGGAACCATGTGGGGCCGGTGCTGGACGCGGTGCTGGTGAACGGCACGGAGCCGTCGGCTGACGCCACGCGGCGTTATGGCAGACGTGGCTCGTTCGCGGTGAGCGTGGACACTCGCGAACTCATCGCGGCGGGAGTGGTGCCCGTGCGGGCGGATTTGCTCAAGAGCGGGTCCAGGATTCGACATGACAGCCGCAAGGTCGCCGCCTGTCTTCTGAAGATGGCTCGCAGCGGCTTGTAG
- a CDS encoding GumC family protein translates to MERGMTADELLASLWRRKALVGAIAVAVFAVGTAIVMTRPSMYEASVVVRVEPQRPGEEMVQRTVSELIEQRLLTVRQELLARPVLQKAIEEMGLYPDTVSEKGMEAAVAQMRKDLTVRVEGETAFELTYAHPDPQVAERVANRLPALFSEETLKLRQAQAARATDLFNGEMAQMGKAVSTWERKISQFKVDHLGELPEQMEMNMRGLERVSHELQTKSEELRVAEARRSDLARARNAVDSEAGRLEAAENGLSRALVNARTTWTEDHPEVKRMESELGAMTAQRKEAEGRLWAERAERSRVGSLIGAIQKDIVALQQKAEAYQSRLNNTPRWAHELAVMNRDYEVARTKYQSVVSRKVEAEIAQELEAKTSKSLFNVISPAGVPATPARPDRLTGMLIVLLVSLGLGILTGAVLEMRDDSLRDGTEVHQRLTLPVLAVVPDMQGKTERRVLMPSQGGRNNVSSPSSLN, encoded by the coding sequence ATGGAGCGTGGGATGACGGCGGACGAACTGCTGGCCTCTCTCTGGCGACGCAAGGCGCTGGTGGGGGCTATCGCGGTGGCGGTCTTCGCGGTGGGCACGGCCATCGTGATGACCCGGCCGAGCATGTACGAAGCGTCTGTGGTGGTCCGCGTGGAGCCGCAGCGGCCGGGGGAGGAGATGGTGCAGCGCACCGTGAGCGAGCTCATCGAGCAGCGGTTGCTCACCGTTCGCCAGGAACTCCTGGCACGGCCCGTGCTCCAGAAGGCCATCGAGGAGATGGGGCTCTACCCAGACACGGTGTCTGAGAAAGGCATGGAGGCGGCCGTCGCGCAGATGCGCAAGGATTTGACGGTGCGCGTGGAAGGCGAGACGGCCTTCGAATTGACGTATGCCCATCCGGACCCGCAGGTGGCCGAGCGGGTGGCCAACCGGCTCCCGGCCCTCTTCTCCGAGGAGACGCTGAAGCTGCGCCAGGCCCAGGCCGCGCGCGCCACGGACCTCTTCAACGGCGAGATGGCGCAGATGGGCAAGGCGGTCTCCACGTGGGAGCGGAAGATTTCCCAGTTCAAGGTGGACCATCTGGGAGAGCTGCCGGAGCAGATGGAGATGAACATGCGCGGGCTGGAGCGCGTGTCGCATGAATTGCAGACGAAGTCGGAGGAGCTGCGGGTGGCGGAGGCGCGGCGCTCGGACCTGGCGCGGGCCCGCAACGCGGTGGACAGCGAGGCGGGGCGGCTGGAGGCGGCGGAGAACGGGCTGTCGCGGGCGCTCGTCAACGCACGCACCACGTGGACGGAGGACCACCCGGAAGTCAAGCGCATGGAGTCGGAGCTGGGCGCCATGACAGCGCAGCGCAAGGAGGCGGAGGGGCGGCTGTGGGCGGAGCGCGCCGAGCGCTCCCGCGTGGGTTCACTCATCGGCGCCATCCAGAAGGACATCGTGGCGCTGCAGCAGAAGGCGGAGGCGTACCAGTCCCGGCTGAACAACACGCCGCGATGGGCGCATGAGCTGGCGGTGATGAACCGCGACTACGAGGTGGCCCGGACGAAGTACCAGAGCGTGGTGAGCCGCAAGGTGGAGGCGGAGATTGCGCAGGAGCTGGAGGCGAAGACGTCCAAGAGCCTCTTCAACGTCATCTCTCCGGCGGGTGTCCCGGCGACCCCCGCGCGGCCGGACCGGCTGACGGGGATGTTGATTGTGCTCCTGGTGTCGCTGGGCCTGGGCATCCTCACGGGGGCGGTGCTGGAGATGCGCGATGACAGCCTGCGCGATGGCACGGAGGTGCACCAGCGCCTGACGCTGCCGGTGTTGGCGGTGGTGCCGGACATGCAGGGCAAGACGGAGCGGCGGGTGCTCATGCCGTCCCAGGGGGGGCGCAACAACGTGTCGTCCCCCTCCTCATTGAACTGA
- a CDS encoding bifunctional chorismate mutase/prephenate dehydratase: MTSPLDLGALRDAIEAVDEEILDALRRRMDLADDVARSKLAAAAPLRDQRREDLLLRRIRTRAAEHGLDPHEVERIWRLVIDMSVARQQALVTRQDTTPLRVGYPGVEGSYSHLAARRLYAGRAGGVLLTGFDHSREVVEALRRGEQDLALLPIENTTAGSMNETYDLLAEGGVVITAELVSQVDHRLLGLPGAKLEGLREVFSHPQALAQCETFLREKLPWARAVPDVDTGGAAQKVRERNDPTVAAIASETAAQRFGLEVLARELQPESDYTRFVEVGREATPLSPEAPCKTSLLMVLEHKPGTLGEMLQRLTLRGVNLSKLESRPIPGSPWQYRFYVDVEGHAASAPLTAAIEDIRPLTSFLRVLGTYARAEGSHG; this comes from the coding sequence ATGACTTCCCCGCTGGACCTGGGCGCGTTGCGCGATGCCATCGAGGCCGTCGACGAGGAGATTCTCGACGCCCTGCGCCGCCGCATGGACCTGGCGGACGACGTGGCCCGCTCCAAGCTGGCCGCGGCGGCGCCCCTGCGGGACCAGCGGCGGGAAGACCTGCTCTTGCGGCGCATCCGCACGCGCGCCGCCGAGCACGGGTTGGACCCTCACGAGGTGGAGCGCATCTGGCGCCTGGTCATCGACATGTCGGTGGCGCGCCAACAGGCGCTCGTCACCCGGCAGGACACCACGCCGTTGCGCGTGGGCTATCCGGGCGTCGAGGGCTCCTACAGCCACCTGGCCGCGCGCCGCCTCTACGCGGGACGCGCCGGGGGCGTGCTGCTCACCGGGTTCGACCACTCGCGCGAGGTGGTGGAGGCGCTGCGGCGCGGCGAGCAGGACCTGGCGCTCCTGCCCATCGAGAACACCACCGCGGGCAGCATGAACGAGACGTACGACTTGCTGGCCGAGGGGGGCGTGGTCATCACCGCGGAGCTGGTGAGCCAGGTGGACCACCGGCTCCTGGGCCTGCCGGGCGCGAAGCTGGAGGGACTGCGCGAGGTGTTCTCCCATCCCCAGGCCCTGGCCCAGTGCGAGACGTTCCTCCGCGAGAAGCTGCCGTGGGCGCGGGCCGTGCCGGACGTGGACACCGGCGGCGCGGCGCAGAAGGTGCGCGAGCGCAATGACCCGACGGTCGCCGCCATCGCCAGCGAGACGGCCGCGCAGCGCTTCGGCCTGGAGGTGTTGGCGCGCGAGCTCCAGCCCGAGTCCGACTACACGCGCTTCGTCGAGGTGGGCCGCGAGGCCACGCCGCTCTCCCCCGAGGCGCCGTGCAAGACGTCGCTGCTCATGGTGCTGGAGCACAAGCCGGGCACGCTGGGGGAGATGCTCCAGCGGCTCACCTTGCGCGGCGTCAACCTGAGCAAGCTGGAGTCGCGGCCGATTCCGGGCAGCCCGTGGCAGTACCGCTTCTACGTGGACGTGGAGGGCCACGCCGCCTCCGCGCCGCTGACGGCCGCAATCGAGGACATCCGTCCGCTGACCTCCTTCCTGCGAGTGCTGGGCACCTATGCCCGAGCCGAGGGGAGCCATGGCTGA
- a CDS encoding CpsD/CapB family tyrosine-protein kinase produces MDQTMERAGNFLPRVDESSANPNAVDRRVVTLTAPASAAAEQYRSLYYRLERMRELRPMKVVALTSAMPGEGKTVTSVNLAMAAARANPDRRILLVDADLRRGGVAATLGVRNKTGLAELLSGEVEVRDVVRRFNATRLALIPAGAPPEEPSQVLASPRMKQFLKAVREGFDEVYVDLPPTLPFADAAILGHQVDGLLMVIRANVTPGKTVHQAVEQLAGAPILGCVLNGAEVRATPYLKNYEKQR; encoded by the coding sequence ATGGACCAGACGATGGAGCGGGCGGGCAACTTCCTCCCCAGGGTGGATGAGAGCTCGGCGAATCCCAATGCGGTGGACCGGCGGGTGGTGACGCTGACCGCCCCAGCCTCGGCGGCGGCGGAGCAGTACCGCAGCCTGTATTACCGGCTGGAGCGGATGCGGGAGCTGCGGCCCATGAAGGTGGTGGCGCTGACCTCGGCGATGCCCGGCGAGGGCAAGACGGTGACGAGCGTCAACCTGGCGATGGCGGCGGCCCGGGCGAACCCGGACCGGCGCATCCTCCTGGTGGACGCGGACCTGCGGCGCGGCGGCGTGGCGGCGACGCTGGGCGTGCGCAACAAGACGGGCCTGGCGGAGCTGCTGTCAGGCGAGGTGGAGGTGCGGGACGTGGTGCGCCGCTTCAATGCCACCCGCCTGGCCTTGATTCCCGCGGGCGCCCCGCCGGAGGAGCCGTCGCAGGTGCTGGCGAGCCCTCGGATGAAGCAGTTCCTCAAGGCGGTGCGCGAGGGCTTCGACGAGGTGTACGTGGACCTGCCTCCGACGCTGCCGTTCGCGGACGCGGCCATCCTGGGCCACCAGGTGGACGGGCTGCTGATGGTCATCCGCGCCAACGTCACGCCGGGCAAGACGGTGCACCAGGCGGTGGAGCAGCTGGCGGGGGCGCCCATCCTGGGGTGCGTGCTGAACGGGGCGGAGGTGCGTGCGACGCCGTACCTGAAGAACTACGAGAAGCAGCGGTAG
- a CDS encoding GNAT family N-acetyltransferase: MSTPDIRRIPAAETRGLRRAVLRPHQPPEAVVYPGDDDQDTLHLGLYSEGRLLGVASLYREPPPYALKAITAWRLRGMAVEQGRQGQGLGAALLKACMDHALEHRGTQVWCNARATASGFYRSLGFIQHGDVFELPGIGPHHLMSRELKESAR; the protein is encoded by the coding sequence GTGAGCACTCCAGACATCCGCCGGATTCCAGCCGCAGAGACGCGCGGGCTGCGCCGGGCCGTCCTGCGCCCCCACCAGCCTCCCGAGGCCGTCGTCTATCCAGGAGATGATGACCAGGACACCCTCCATCTCGGCCTGTACTCGGAAGGCCGCCTGCTCGGTGTGGCGTCACTGTACCGGGAGCCCCCTCCCTACGCATTGAAGGCCATCACCGCCTGGCGGTTGCGCGGCATGGCCGTGGAGCAAGGGCGGCAGGGCCAGGGCCTGGGCGCGGCCTTGTTGAAGGCTTGCATGGACCACGCCCTGGAGCACCGGGGCACGCAGGTGTGGTGCAACGCCCGCGCGACGGCGTCGGGCTTCTACCGCTCCCTGGGGTTCATCCAACACGGGGACGTGTTCGAGTTGCCCGGAATCGGTCCCCACCACCTCATGTCGCGAGAGCTGAAGGAGTCCGCGCGATGA
- a CDS encoding EVE domain-containing protein: MAKPQHWLIKSEPSVYAYAQLEKDQQTEWTGIRSFEARNNLRAMKPGDLCLFYHSNEGKAVVGVAKVLTLATEDSTAPGEDWASVKVAPVIPVKQPVDLATVKATAALKDFPLITRSRLSVAPVTAEHFKLILKMGKATLPK; the protein is encoded by the coding sequence ATGGCGAAACCCCAGCACTGGCTCATCAAGAGCGAGCCCTCGGTCTACGCGTACGCGCAGCTCGAGAAGGACCAGCAGACGGAGTGGACGGGCATCCGCAGCTTCGAGGCGCGCAACAACCTGCGGGCGATGAAGCCCGGAGACCTGTGTCTCTTCTACCACTCCAACGAGGGCAAGGCCGTGGTCGGCGTGGCCAAGGTCCTCACCCTGGCGACGGAGGACTCCACCGCGCCCGGTGAGGACTGGGCCTCGGTGAAGGTCGCCCCCGTCATCCCCGTCAAGCAGCCGGTGGACCTGGCCACCGTCAAGGCGACCGCGGCCTTGAAGGATTTCCCCCTCATCACCCGAAGCCGCCTCAGTGTCGCCCCTGTCACCGCCGAGCACTTCAAGCTCATCCTGAAGATGGGGAAGGCGACGCTTCCGAAGTAG